From the genome of Marinilabiliales bacterium:
ATCCAGTTATCGGTGTCGCCCCCGTATTTACCTATGGAAGAGGGCGGCGTACCGACAAGCCTCACATCGGTAAACCGTTCATAAACCATCATATAGTACTGGTTACCCCCGAAAAAAGGCTGCACCCTGGCGAAGTAGTGGTTGCCGGATGAAGCCTCCTGCTCCAGCTGCCTGGATATAAACCCTGCTATCAGTGACCGCTCTTCCTCATCCATGTCAGGATCAAGCGCACCGTTTATTTTTTCGCTTACATCCTCAATACTGACAAGGAAGGTGACCGACAGTCCGGGAGAGGGTATCTCCTCGTCAGGCGAACCGGCCCAGAAACCGTCAGTCAGGTAATCATTATCAAGGGTGGAGTGTGATTGAATAACACCATACCCGCAGTGATGGTTTGTCAGAACCAGTCCCCTCTCAGATATCATCTCTCCGGTGCATCCACCTCCGAAAATCACAATCGCATCTTTGATGCTGGAACGGTTGATGTCGTATATGTCGGAAGCACTCAGTTCAAGTCCGAGTTCCTTCATATGCACCATATTTAGCTGCTCCAGCAGCGGGAGCATCCACATACCCTCGTCTGCCCTGAGGCTGAGGCGGTAAACAAGCAGCAGTGCTGCTACAAGAACAATAATTTTACGCATGGTCATTTAATTATACTGGCTAAGATATTATAAATAATAAAAAATACCTGTCTATACCATTAACTCTATTTTGGTTTGAACCGGTTTAAGCCTGAAGCTTTTACGGTGATGTGGACACGCACCATGTTCTCTCAGGGCTGCAGCATGCTTCACTGTAGGGTACCCCTTGTTGCTATCCCATCCGTAAACCGGAAAATCCAGGTGCAGCTCCCTCATCAGCCCATCCCGATATGTTTTTGCAAGTATTGATGCTGCGGCAATGCTCATATAAAGCGCATCACCCTTTACAATGCATGTGTGTGGTATACCCTTGTAGGAGGAAAAACGGTTGCCGTCTGCTATTATATGCCTGGGCGTGACCGGAAGCCGGTCAAGCGCGCGATGCATCGCCAGGATGGAGGCATTGAGTATGTTAATTCTGTCAATATCATGGCTGGAGACAACCCCTATTCCCAGGGCAACGGCATCATTCTCCACCTGTATGCGTAGCCGTTCACGACCTGGTGGTGAAAGCTTTTTTGAATCTTTCAGGAGACTGTTTTCATAGCCGTACGGCAGTATAACTGCAGCTGCAACCACCGGTCCGGCCAGACAACCCCTGCCCGCTTCATCACAGCCAGCTTCAAAGGCATCATCCCTGTAATATCCCTTAAGCATAATTCAAATATGCGAGATTACTTTCTCAATGCAATCCCAAAGTAGCCGTGAGGTCTGATCCCACGAAAAGAAATTTCTCCTTTCCCTGCCACGCTCAACAAGTACCTTCCTGTATTCAGGGTCCTTGGCCAGTCGCGCCATCGCTTCAGCCACACCGACGGGATCGTCAGGATCAACAATGTGAGCCGCATTGCCAACCACCTCAGGCACCGAGGTGCGGTTTGAAGCGATCACCGGGGTATCGCAGCTCATTGCTTCGAGAAGGGGAATGCCAAAGCCCTCGAAAAAGGGAATGTAAACCAGGGCCACCGCCGCCCCGTAGACCCGGCGCAGCTCAAGCTGGTCAAGGTATCCGGTAAACACCAGGTCATCGGCAAACTTCATACCTGAAATGGTCTTCTCCATCTCAGGGTAATCGTACATCCGCTCTCCTGCAAGCACCAGCTTTATATCGGTCCCGGTATTGCACCTGAATTTATCATATGCCCTGAGCATCCCCGATACATTCTTTCTCCGGTGGAAGGACCCCACGAACAGGAAATAGTCGCTGCCGCCGGCAATGTCTCTTTTTACCAGGCCTTTATCTTCCCCGTTAAGGGGAACAAAATCCTCAGAAGCGCCATTGTAAACAACATCGACCTTTCCGGGAGATACCCCGAATGTCTTTATTATATCATTCCTTGAGTATTCTGATACGGTGGCAATCCTCTCAGCACGCTCGGCAAACCGTGGAAAATACCTCCTGTAATATGCCCTTGTAAGCCAGGGGTGGAAATCAGGACGATGCATGAAATTTATGTCATGTATAACCGCAACCGAAGGAATGGCCGTTGACAGCGGGATATACCCGTCGGGGGAGATTAAAAGCTCTGCGCCGGTGCGCCTGAGAACAGCCGGTATCGAATATTCAAACCATGTGTACCAGAGGAAAGGATGCCGGGCAGGCGGAGACGCCACGACCGGTGTTATGTTGCCGGAAAACAAGAACTCGTCTGACCATGGCCTGTCAAACAGAAAAATAAAATCATGCTCAGGGTGGTCCCTGGTGATCCTTTTCAACGTTTCACAGGCAAACCATCCGATTCCTTCAAGTTTGCCCGGCAAAAGCAATCGTGTATTTACCGCTATCCTCATTCAAAAAGCCGGCAATATGTGCTGCACTCCTTTCGAAACGAATGCTCCGGCAGGGTTATCATACATGCCGGATACACACCGGCTGCAAAGGTCCGTCGCTTTTCTACAGATACTGCCATTATCAATATTAATGCTTATTTTTATCCGGTCATCCTGGTCTTATGAAGCGAAAATTCCTTACAAATCTAACATTATTAATTATTCTAAACCTTCTGATCAAGCCATTTTGGGTTTTTGGCATTGACCTGACGGTACAGAACACGGTGGGCGCCAATGAATACGGCTTCTATTTCTCGTTGCTCAGCTTTTCAATGTTGTTGAACATAATCCAGGATATGGGCATCGCAAGCTTCAACAACCGCGCCATTGCAAGAAACCACGGCCTTCTATCCAGATTGATGCCCAATATCCTCATACTCAAGCTTATGCTTTTGTTGGCATATTTCATCGTAAGTCTGACCGTCGCATATTTCATAGGATATAAATGGATGCAGGTAAAACTGCTGCTGGTGCTCCTGTTCAACCAGTCCCTGAACACGCTTAACCTTTATCTTCGCAGCAATATCGGCGGACTCCAGCTTTTCCGGACTGACAGTATTGTGTCGGTAACCGACCGTTTTCTGATGATCATAATCTGCAGCGTGCTGCTCTGGGGAAATGTTACAGGCTCAGAATTCAGGATAGAATGGTTCGTTTACGCGCAGACTGCGGCCTACTTCATAACCACGCTAATTATTCTGCTCATCCTCTCAAGACATGTTGATGCCGTTAATTTCCGGCTTGATCTTTCGGTTACCCGCAATATGCTGATAAAGAGCTATCCTTATGCACTGCTGGGACTTATGATGGTGCTTTACTACCGCACCGATTCGGTTATGCTTGAAAGAATGCTGCCTGACGGCAAGCTCCAGGCCGGAATATACGCCCAGGGGTTCCGCATACTCGATGCGGCATCGATGCTCGGTTTCCTGTTTGCCGGGATCCTTCTGCCAATGTTTGCAAAGATGATAAAGCAGAAGGAGCCGGTGGAACAACTTTTCAGGTTTTCATTCATGCTGCTTATTATACCGGCTGTTACAGGTGCAGTTGCACTTAACTGGTTCAAATTTGAGATAATGGACCTGCTCTACAGGGAACATGCTGCGGAGTCATCAGGGGTGTTCGGATACCTGATGGTAAGTTTTGTTTTTGTAAGCAGTTCGATCATTACAGGATCTCTTCTGACCGCAAACGGGAATATCAGGTATCTCAACCTGATAGCCGGATTTAGCGTCCTGCTGAACATTGGGTTGAACCTGATATTGATCCCGCGCCTCCAGGCCCAGGGTTCAGCGCTTGCAAGCATGGTAACCCAGTCCTTTACCGCGGCCTTACAGCTGGTTTTGGTGATGCGGATTTTTGCCCTAAGTCCGTCTGTGAAATTTATTGCCAGGTTTGCCGTTTTCATAACAGTACTGGTTTTGGCCGGTTACCTTGCAAGAATGTTTGTGCCCGGTCCGTTGGCCGGCTTCCTGGTAACTGCAGCAATCGGGCCGCCAGCAGCACTGCTGCTTAAGCTGATAAGCCTCCGCGAAATAACCGGGGCGCTTTTCTAAGTGGAGTGATCCGTTTCTCCGGCATAAGCCGGGTTATGATAATCTTGAATTGTAACTATATTTGCAGAGTTTCAACTAACAACTGTTAAGATGCAAAAAATCAACAGATCAGCACTTCTTATCATGATAGTAATGGTACTGTTGCCTCTCTCCTGTAAAAAATATGAGGACGGGCCCTGGTTCAGTATATATTCCAAGAAGGAGCGTGTAACAGGCAACTGGTATTTTGAGCTTGTAACCGAAGACGGAAATGACATGACCGACATGTATGCAAGCCACACTCTCAATATGAGGAGGAACGGCGACCTTTACTGGTCGCAGGGCTTTATCGGCAACAATCCGTGGGACACATACGGCCCGGGCGGGGAATGGAAGTTCGTGAATGACAAGAACCAGATTGAGATGCATTTTTATTATGGTGTTACCGAAGAGCACACACTGGTGTGGGATATCACCAGGCTTGCCTATGCCGACCTGCGCCTGAGAAGATACGAGAACGGGGTTGAGATAGTTTGGCAACTGTGGAAACCATACTGATGCCTCTGAATTTTGTTGATAACCACACGAATTATCAACAATCAGTCCCTTAATGCACACTTATTCTTTGAATTTTTATCAGGGACCGGTATTTTTGGAAATGTACCGTACCGGTTTGCCCGGCGGACAATAGTTTTCACCGGCATTCTTTTTTAAAAATGAAGAATAAAGTGCAAAAAGACGAGCAGATGAAAAGGATCCACAGGCAGTCCTTCATGCTCAACTCCCGTGAAATGAAGGCTATAAACCGCTACTGTGAAAAATACAGGGTTAGCAACAGATCCAGGTTCATGCGCGAAACCATTGTAACAGCTATCCTCAAGAAATTTGACGATGATCACCCCACCCTGTTCGGACTTGATGATAAACCCAATCTTTTCTCCGGTTCGGGCAACTGATCCCCGGAATACTGCCTGCTGATGCTATCCGACCCTGTCAGGGTTCCTGGCAATAAAGTCCTTCCATGAGCTGCTGCCCGTATTTTTCTGCAATATCTCGTTCTGATAGAAATGACAGAGTGCCGCTGCAAGTCCGTCAGTGGCATCAAGGTTCCCGGGTAACTGCGGGATGTCAAGGATCTTCTGCAGCATGATGGCAACCTGCTCTTTTGAGGCGCCACCCTGCCCTGTAATAGCCTGCTTGATTCTAAGCGGGGCATACTCAAATATGGGAAGCGACCTGTAAAGCCCTGCAGCCATGGCAACACCCTGGGCCCGGCCCAGTTTCAGCATCGACTGGACATTCTTGCCGTAAAAAGGCGCCTCGATGGCTATCTCATCGGGATGGTACTGATCGATAAGATGCAGTGTACGTTCAAAGATCCGCTGCAGTTTAAGGTAGTGATTGGGTAGTTTCTTCAGTTCGATAACACCGAGTGCCAGCATGGCCGGGGTCTTTCCGGTGGACTTAATGAGGCCGTAGCCCATAATTGTCGTACCGGGATCGATACCGAGTATTATCCTCTCCTTTTCCGGTGCTTTTTGCTTAAGGGGCATATCCGCCGGCCTTTTATTCCATTAAATGACAGACCTGCTGCCGTTAACTGATAGACGGCCGTTTCACCGGGCCGCTATTTAAAACGCTTCAGATTCTAATGGGCACCAATCTCCGCCCTGATTCCGGTCATCTGTTCAAACGGCTGCACGTATAGTGACTTCTTCTGCGGCAGGCCGCTGAACACACCGGTAGCAATAAATTCAAGCGCCTCTTTCAAAGAAGCCTCTTCGGGATCGCCGAAAGCCCTGGTTATGTCGTCGGCAACATAGGAGTCTGCTACAAGCCCGTCAAAGTAATCACCGAAGTCATCGGCATTGGCAATCTTGAATGTGACAGGCACAAAGGCATAAATATCACCGTAATACCATGCATTCATTCCCATTGGCTTCCCGTAGGTGTTGTCACCCACAATATAGACATCCATGAATGGCTTCAGTCCGTTGATAACCATCTCGCTGGCCGAGGCAGTTGCCCTGGTTGCAATGGTTATCAGCCGGTCAACATTGAAGTTAACAGCCTCGTAACTCATTGAGTCAATAAAGTTATTCTCCTCAGCCTTTTTTTCGTTGTAAAGATATTTGGCAAATGGTTCTCCGGCAACGGCAGCACCCCCTATAATGCTGGCCAGGTAATTCGCCACATTGGTCTGCCCTCCGCCGTTGTACCGAAGATCCAGTATCAGATCATCAATTCCTTCAGTATTGAAATAATTAACGGCCTCCTCCAGCTCATCAAATGAGGGTGTGGTAAAATTCTTGAAAACCAGGTATCCTATCCTCCTGCCGTCATATTCAATAACCTCCTTGTACAGCACGGTATTCATGAACACCTCATCCTTGGCAAGCGTCATTGACACCTGCTCCCCGTCGGGGTCAACGAAAAGGAAGTTATTGGTAACGCCGATCTCATTTGCACCAAGAAGCTGGTTGATATTAACACCCGGCTTAATTTCAGTGCCGTTCACCTCACGCAATATCCAGCTTCTCCTGACACCCTCCTCATACATGTCGACAGTATTGAATATGAAGGTAATCCTCAGGTTACCTTCCTGGTCAAAAGCTGAGCCGAAACCGTATCCAATGAATTTTGATTCAAGGTAATACGATTCGAACTCCCTCCTGGACGTAATATAGCTCCAGCGGTCAAGCGGCCTGTGCCTTATCGCTTCCATCACATCATAGACGCTTGCGTAGTTGGCAGGGTTTATGTTGGGCATCTTGTCATACCAGTAGTACCAATCGCGCATCAAACCATAAAACTGGGTGTTTTCTTCAATTCGCTGCTGATCGGCAGGGTCATCTTCCTCATCCTTTCTGCAGGAGGTCAATACAAGCGAAGCTGAGAAGAGCAACAGGAAAAATGTAAAAATATATCTGTTTCTTTCCATTAGATACCTTATTAGGGATAGTTTATCATTGGATAAACAAATAACCGCGGCAATAAGTTTAAACGGGTTCCGCGCTTTATTTATTTTGATCACAAAATTAATCCATCATTACCGGCCATCAGCCTCTATACCGGCCCCTGCTCCGGCCGGCGTTATAAATTTCTGCAAAACAATTCCCGCAACTATCAGTACCAGTCCCCCGACCGTTGTCAGGTGTATCTGTTCTCCCAGGACAATCCCTATCAAAACAAGTGCCAGAAAAGGGGTTATATATATCATATTGCTGATCCTGTCGGTCGATTCGGCATACTGCATCGCCTTGAGCCAGAAAACAAAGGTAAAGCCCATCTCGAAGAGCCCGATATAAACACCGCCGGCTGACCCGTAAAAGTTCAGGGCGCCGAATCCCGAAGTCATCACCATTGCCACGGACGCAAACAGGAGAGCAAATGAGAATGACAAAAACAGCTTTACAACCTCGTTCCTGCCATCTCTTACGTTGTATATCCAGAACAGGGCCCAGATAACAGAGCTGCCAAGTGCAAGCGACACCCCCAGAGGATCGGCAAACCTCATGTCAAACGGCCGCCCCTGCGAAGATATAAGGTACACCCCTGCAAAACTGATCAGCATCGTTCCGATGCTCCACGGTGATATGGGCTGCCTGAGCAGTGGCACCGAAAGGATCACCAGCATGAGCGGCCAGGTAAAATTAAGCGGTTGGGCAACCTGTGCGGGAAGTAGCGAATACGCCTCAAAAAGTACAAGGTAGTACATGAACGGGTTGAGCAGTCCCATCGCCGCCGAATAGAGTAATTCACGGCCACTGGTTTGCTTCAATAGCCGGAACCTGCCCTGTATAGCAAGCACACCGGCCAGCGCAACACAGCTTGTCAGGGTCGCAACAAACAGTATCTGAAGGGGGGCCGTATGCGCAAGTGTAAGCTTGAATGCCGATGCCGCGGTAGACCAGAAAACCACTGCAAGCACGGCATACATGTATGCCCTGGACTGGTTTTTGGGGTGACGGTTGCCGCCCATCGCCTCAGGAACCGATTATATCAAAACCGCACCGCCCGGCCAGCACCCCGGGGATCCTTATCCCCTCAGGTGTCTGGTTGTTTTCAAGCAATGCAGCAACGATCCTGGGCAGTGCCAGTGCGCTGCCGTTAAGTGTATGGGCATTATTGATCTTTTTCCCATCCTTTTCACGGTACCTCAGCATCATCCGGTTCGACTGGAAACTTTCAAAGTTTGATACCGAGCTCACCTCCAGCCATTTCTCCTGCGCGGCCGAAAAAACCTCAAAATCATAGGTCTTCGAT
Proteins encoded in this window:
- a CDS encoding ribonuclease HII produces the protein MLKGYYRDDAFEAGCDEAGRGCLAGPVVAAAVILPYGYENSLLKDSKKLSPPGRERLRIQVENDAVALGIGVVSSHDIDRINILNASILAMHRALDRLPVTPRHIIADGNRFSSYKGIPHTCIVKGDALYMSIAAASILAKTYRDGLMRELHLDFPVYGWDSNKGYPTVKHAAALREHGACPHHRKSFRLKPVQTKIELMV
- a CDS encoding glycosyltransferase family 1 protein, whose translation is MRIAVNTRLLLPGKLEGIGWFACETLKRITRDHPEHDFIFLFDRPWSDEFLFSGNITPVVASPPARHPFLWYTWFEYSIPAVLRRTGAELLISPDGYIPLSTAIPSVAVIHDINFMHRPDFHPWLTRAYYRRYFPRFAERAERIATVSEYSRNDIIKTFGVSPGKVDVVYNGASEDFVPLNGEDKGLVKRDIAGGSDYFLFVGSFHRRKNVSGMLRAYDKFRCNTGTDIKLVLAGERMYDYPEMEKTISGMKFADDLVFTGYLDQLELRRVYGAAVALVYIPFFEGFGIPLLEAMSCDTPVIASNRTSVPEVVGNAAHIVDPDDPVGVAEAMARLAKDPEYRKVLVERGRERRNFFSWDQTSRLLWDCIEKVISHI
- the ruvC gene encoding crossover junction endodeoxyribonuclease RuvC, whose amino-acid sequence is MPLKQKAPEKERIILGIDPGTTIMGYGLIKSTGKTPAMLALGVIELKKLPNHYLKLQRIFERTLHLIDQYHPDEIAIEAPFYGKNVQSMLKLGRAQGVAMAAGLYRSLPIFEYAPLRIKQAITGQGGASKEQVAIMLQKILDIPQLPGNLDATDGLAAALCHFYQNEILQKNTGSSSWKDFIARNPDRVG
- a CDS encoding DMT family transporter; translated protein: MGGNRHPKNQSRAYMYAVLAVVFWSTAASAFKLTLAHTAPLQILFVATLTSCVALAGVLAIQGRFRLLKQTSGRELLYSAAMGLLNPFMYYLVLFEAYSLLPAQVAQPLNFTWPLMLVILSVPLLRQPISPWSIGTMLISFAGVYLISSQGRPFDMRFADPLGVSLALGSSVIWALFWIYNVRDGRNEVVKLFLSFSFALLFASVAMVMTSGFGALNFYGSAGGVYIGLFEMGFTFVFWLKAMQYAESTDRISNMIYITPFLALVLIGIVLGEQIHLTTVGGLVLIVAGIVLQKFITPAGAGAGIEADGR